A DNA window from Jaculus jaculus isolate mJacJac1 chromosome 1, mJacJac1.mat.Y.cur, whole genome shotgun sequence contains the following coding sequences:
- the Gpr52 gene encoding G-protein coupled receptor 52, which yields MNVSRGTEWKTLNMSNDIVNVSERYSCPLGFGHYSAEDVCIFETVVIVLLTFLIIAGNLTVIFVFHCAPLLHHYTTSYFIQTMAYADLFVGVTCLVPTLSLLHYSTGVHESLTCQVFGYIISVLKSVSMACLACISVDRYLAITKPLSYNQLVTPCRLRICIVLIWIYSCLIFLPSFFGWGKPGYHGDIFEWCATSWLTSAYFTCFIVCLLYAPAALVVCFTYFHIFKICRQHTKEINDRRARFPSHEVDASREAGHSPDRRYAMVLFRITSVFYMLWLPYIIYFLLESSRVLDNPTLSFLTTWLAISNSFCNCVIYSLSNSVFRLGLRRLSETMCTSCMCVKDQEARDPKPRKRANSCSI from the coding sequence ATGAATGTATCCAGGGGCACTGAATGGAAGACCCTGAACATGAGCAATGACATCGTGAATGTGTCTGAGCGCTACTCCTGCCCACTTGGATTTGGTCACTATAGTGCAGAGGATGTCTGCATCTTTGAGACAGTTGTTATTGTCTTGCTGACATTTCTAATCATCGCTGGGAATTTAACAGTTATCTTTGTCTTTCACTGTGCTCCACTGTTACATCATTATACGACCAGCTACTTCATACAGACAATGGCGTATGCTGATCTCTTTGTTGGAGTTACCTGCTTGGTTCCTACTCTGTCCCTTCTGCACTACTCCACAGGTGTCCACGAGTCATTGACTTGCCAGGTTTTTGGATATATCATCTCGGTTCTGAAAAGCGTGTCTATGGCATGTCTTGCGTGCATTAGTGTGGATCGCTATCTTGCAATAACCAAACCTCTGTCCTACAATCAACTGGTCACCCCTTGTCGCCTGAGAATTTGCATTGTTTTGATCTGGATCTACTCCTGCCTAATTTTCTTGCCTTCCTTTTTTGGCTGGGGGAAACCTGGTTACCACGGTGACATTTTTGAATGGTGTGCCACCTCTTGGCTCACCAGTGCCTATTTTACGTGCtttattgtttgtttactttATGCTCCTGCTGCCTTGGTTGTCTGCTTCACTTACTTCCACATTTTCAAAATTTGCCGGCAGCAcaccaaagaaataaatgacagaaGGGCTCGATTCCCTAGCCATGAGGTAGATGCTTCTAGAGAGGCAGGACATAGCCCAGATCGTCGCTATGCCATGGTTTTATTTAGGATAACTAGTGTATTTTACATGCTATGGCTCCCGTATATTATTTACTTTCTTCTAGAAAGTTCTCGTGTCTTGGACAATCCAACACTATCTTTCTTAACCACCTGGCTTGCTATAAGTAATAGTTTTTGTAACTGTGTAATATACAGCCTCTCGAACAGTGTTTTCCGGCTAGGCCTGAGAAGGCTTTCTGAGACAATGTGCACatcttgcatgtgtgtgaaggatcAGGAAGCACGAGACCCCAAACCTAGGAAGCGGGCAAATTCCTGTTCCATTTGA